The following coding sequences are from one Pasteurellaceae bacterium RH1A window:
- a CDS encoding thioredoxin-dependent thiol peroxidase encodes MNRLTAGQKAPEFTLLDENSQPVSLAQFAGKKVLVYFYPKALTPGCTTQACGLRDSKSELDELNVVVLGISPDLPKKLAQFKEKKALNFSLLSDPDHAVAEAFGVWGEKKFMGRTYDGIHRISFLIDEKGVIEAVFDKFKTSDHHQMVVDFVRGLGHGQ; translated from the coding sequence ATGAACAGATTAACAGCGGGGCAAAAGGCTCCAGAATTTACCCTCTTAGATGAAAACAGTCAGCCAGTCAGCCTTGCCCAATTTGCAGGCAAGAAGGTGCTGGTTTATTTTTACCCCAAAGCCCTGACCCCAGGTTGCACCACCCAGGCCTGTGGCTTGCGGGATAGCAAGAGCGAGTTAGATGAGCTTAATGTGGTGGTGTTGGGCATTAGCCCAGATCTCCCCAAAAAACTGGCCCAATTTAAGGAGAAAAAAGCCCTCAACTTTAGCCTGCTTTCCGACCCTGATCATGCGGTTGCAGAGGCCTTTGGGGTTTGGGGCGAGAAGAAATTTATGGGCAGGACCTATGATGGCATTCATCGTATTTCCTTTTTAATTGATGAAAAGGGCGTGATTGAGGCGGTTTTTGATAAATTTAAGACCAGCGACCACCATCAAATGGTTGTAGATTTTGTGCGGGGGTTAGGCCATGGCCAATAA
- a CDS encoding EF-P beta-lysylation protein EpmB, with translation MNILTSSKPQWLQDLAQAINDPLELLKALELNPADFAQDIEARKLFALRVPRPFVQKMRKKEPLDPLFLQAMSAGQEFERVEGFVKDPLEEQHSPAPNILHKYHNRLLFMLKNSCAINCRYCFRRHFPYEEVKSGKRVWQEGLAYIAAHTELEEVILSGGDPLMAKDEELDWLLSQLEAISHLKTLRIHSRLPVVIPSRITGELCQRLSHSRLKTVLVTHINHANEIDEVLAEKIAQLKQAGVTVLNQSVLLKGVNDKAQTLKDLSDKLFEAGVLPYYLHLLDKVEGASHFYVSDEEAFAIYKELQAITSGYLVPKLAREIAFEPNKTLMG, from the coding sequence GTGAATATCCTAACATCTTCCAAGCCCCAATGGCTGCAAGACCTGGCCCAGGCCATTAACGATCCCCTTGAACTGCTTAAGGCACTTGAGCTTAACCCTGCCGATTTCGCCCAAGACATTGAGGCTCGCAAACTCTTTGCCCTTCGAGTGCCTCGGCCCTTTGTGCAAAAAATGCGGAAAAAGGAACCGCTTGATCCGCTCTTTTTACAGGCCATGTCGGCAGGCCAGGAGTTTGAGAGGGTAGAAGGCTTTGTTAAAGACCCGCTGGAAGAGCAGCACAGCCCAGCACCCAATATTCTGCATAAGTACCACAACCGCCTGCTCTTTATGCTCAAAAATTCCTGCGCCATTAACTGCCGTTATTGCTTCCGCCGGCATTTTCCTTATGAAGAGGTTAAAAGCGGCAAGCGGGTGTGGCAGGAGGGCTTGGCCTATATTGCGGCCCATACAGAGCTGGAGGAAGTGATTTTATCGGGCGGCGATCCGCTCATGGCCAAGGATGAGGAATTAGACTGGCTCTTGAGCCAGTTGGAGGCCATTTCCCACCTCAAAACCTTACGCATTCATAGCCGTTTGCCAGTGGTGATTCCTAGTCGAATTACGGGCGAGCTTTGTCAGCGTTTGAGCCATTCACGCCTTAAAACCGTGCTAGTAACCCATATTAACCATGCCAATGAAATTGATGAGGTTTTGGCAGAAAAAATCGCCCAGCTTAAGCAGGCGGGTGTTACGGTCTTGAACCAGTCGGTGCTGCTCAAGGGCGTCAATGATAAGGCCCAAACCCTCAAAGACTTGAGTGACAAGCTCTTTGAGGCGGGCGTTTTGCCTTATTATTTACATCTCTTGGATAAGGTGGAAGGGGCAAGCCATTTTTATGTGAGCGATGAAGAAGCTTTTGCGATTTATAAGGAATTGCAAGCCATTACATCAGGCTATCTCGTGCCGAAATTGGCACGAGAAATTGCCTTTGAGCCGAATAAAACCTTGATGGGCTAG
- a CDS encoding dihydrofolate reductase translates to MKISLIVARTLNHVIGKDNQMPWHLPVDLAWFRQNTLGKPVIMGRKTYQSIGRLLPKRPNIILSRTGFEVEGALSASNLDQALALAKDLGHSEAMIIGGGELFKQALNLADKLYLTEIQAQIEGDTFFEFDESQWQLKQESWSEIDENNPYRCRFMILDLSHNVDYVK, encoded by the coding sequence ATGAAAATCAGCCTTATTGTTGCCCGCACCCTCAATCATGTTATCGGCAAGGACAATCAAATGCCCTGGCATTTACCTGTCGATTTAGCCTGGTTCCGCCAAAATACACTGGGCAAACCCGTGATTATGGGCAGAAAAACCTACCAATCCATCGGCCGGCTCTTGCCCAAACGGCCCAATATTATCTTATCCCGCACAGGTTTTGAGGTGGAAGGGGCCTTATCAGCCAGCAACCTAGACCAAGCCTTGGCCTTAGCAAAAGACTTAGGCCATAGCGAGGCCATGATCATTGGCGGCGGCGAACTCTTTAAACAAGCCTTAAACCTTGCAGATAAATTATACTTAACCGAAATCCAAGCCCAGATTGAGGGCGACACCTTTTTCGAGTTTGATGAAAGCCAGTGGCAGCTTAAACAAGAAAGCTGGTCAGAGATAGATGAAAACAATCCTTACCGCTGCCGATTTATGATTCTAGATCTTTCGCATAATGTAGATTATGTTAAATAA
- a CDS encoding acetyl-CoA acetyltransferase — translation MPKQNLLTAQGERVAVVAGVRTPFTRRDKGFKSSYAADLGTMVTNELLSRLAIDRQQIEQLVFGQVIQQPDVPNLAREIALSLNMPRLQSYTLSSSCLSGLQSIANVAGSIISGSVTAGIAGGADSISNAPFTLSSVGVHKLKAILNAKTLEDKYRLFRLFSWRDLVPHGVNLKDYMTQMSVAEISEQMAQKHQISRAEQDEYARHSHQKAQDAWKLGILKEDVMTSFPRPYSDFVVTDDLIHAATRPAYYQRFSPIVHKHYATVTDANMPQPADGAAAVLLMNEGKAKALGYKPLGYIKSYAIMGNDIWDDMFVGATLASAQALERASLDLADMDYIDIHETSASQMLANIRLLESDQFARNQLNRTACLGKIDLDKLNALGGSIAFGNPRAVTSLRIVIQSLNALKRKGGGLSLVASSGLGGLGAAMVLESE, via the coding sequence ATGCCTAAACAGAACCTCCTAACCGCCCAAGGCGAGCGAGTGGCGGTGGTTGCAGGGGTTAGAACCCCCTTCACCCGCCGAGATAAGGGCTTTAAATCATCTTATGCGGCAGACTTAGGCACCATGGTGACCAACGAGCTTTTAAGCCGCCTGGCCATCGACCGCCAGCAGATTGAGCAGTTAGTCTTTGGCCAAGTGATTCAGCAACCTGATGTGCCTAATCTGGCCCGGGAAATTGCCCTGTCGCTCAATATGCCTCGTCTTCAGTCCTATACCTTGAGCAGCTCTTGTTTATCGGGCCTCCAGTCCATTGCCAACGTGGCTGGCTCTATTATTAGCGGGTCGGTTACAGCAGGCATTGCCGGCGGGGCAGACTCCATTTCCAATGCGCCCTTTACCCTCAGTTCAGTGGGCGTGCATAAACTCAAGGCCATTCTCAATGCCAAGACCTTAGAAGATAAATACCGCCTTTTCCGCCTCTTTTCTTGGCGGGACTTGGTGCCGCACGGGGTCAATCTCAAAGACTATATGACCCAGATGTCAGTGGCCGAAATTTCAGAACAAATGGCTCAAAAGCATCAAATCAGCAGGGCAGAGCAGGATGAATACGCCCGCCATTCCCACCAAAAGGCGCAAGATGCTTGGAAGTTGGGCATTTTGAAAGAAGATGTAATGACCTCCTTCCCCCGTCCCTACAGTGATTTTGTGGTCACAGACGACCTCATTCACGCCGCCACCCGCCCAGCCTACTACCAACGCTTTTCCCCTATTGTGCATAAGCACTATGCCACCGTCACTGACGCCAATATGCCGCAGCCTGCCGATGGGGCAGCTGCCGTATTACTGATGAACGAGGGCAAGGCCAAGGCCCTGGGTTACAAACCTTTGGGCTACATTAAAAGCTATGCCATTATGGGCAACGATATTTGGGACGATATGTTTGTTGGCGCTACCCTGGCCAGCGCCCAGGCCCTGGAGCGAGCCAGCCTTGATCTTGCTGATATGGACTATATTGATATTCACGAAACCTCGGCCAGCCAAATGTTAGCCAATATCCGCCTCTTAGAATCCGACCAATTTGCAAGAAATCAGCTCAACCGCACCGCTTGCTTGGGCAAGATTGATTTAGACAAGCTCAATGCCCTGGGCGGATCCATTGCCTTTGGCAACCCACGAGCCGTTACCAGCCTGAGGATTGTAATTCAATCCCTCAATGCCCTGAAACGCAAGGGCGGCGGCCTCTCTTTGGTGGCCTCCAGCGGTTTGGGTGGCCTGGGTGCAGCCATGGTCTTAGAAAGTGAGTAG
- a CDS encoding fatty-acid oxidation protein subunit alpha, which translates to MIEQDSPFKVTLDDNRIAIVKIDADNAENWLPESFVDDLRGVIGTVLYQQARGVIFISAKEDVFIKGFKLAGLAEKSDEQLKTLSHDMQAVMREINVLKVPVVAAIHGHCFGLGLELALACDYRLASESADTKFAMPQVRSGILPFAGGTQRLPRLIGLQNATPLLLSGQKIGVEKALRLGLVDKAVPKSVLFARAYQMLMDNAISKINHRQDNPSLFKRWRKQLEGNKFFRQKFLDRTENLVWLKAFGNYPAVEKIIELLKEPHFKPGLALEQEAFVDLLRTEQSQVLIRLKQTERQMKAQYVEMGNVRDVLQVSVLGSGFMGAGIAYLTANNARVPVRIKDIHPSEIQKALRTCYNLMQAAVAKKTLNHGEMVQRMNLITGGDRLVAAQATDFVIEAVYEKLELKQQMVRESEAYYDEHAIFASNTSTFSIKEIASVAQRPENIIGFHYFSPVTKRKLVEIIPHEKTSQHTIATAIHFAIQQGKIPLLVADKQGFFINRILTPYLLEAIQCLVEGEGIEFIDRSLQEFGFKLGPLAIIDEMGLDVMVKSNPALVAELGQRFALPESVDSLIKNERKGRKNKRGFYLYDSYGNRTQEDKSIYHVMETIMRNDMEAEQIARRCILRMINEACWCLQDGVIRSTDEGNVASVLGLAFPEFRGGIYAYIEKVGAPTIVEQLQKHAKLHGSRFEPCQWLLEKAQQAV; encoded by the coding sequence ATGATTGAACAAGATTCCCCATTTAAGGTAACCCTTGACGATAACCGCATTGCCATTGTGAAAATTGATGCCGACAATGCCGAAAACTGGCTGCCCGAGAGCTTTGTGGACGACTTGCGGGGCGTGATCGGCACGGTTTTATACCAGCAGGCTCGGGGCGTGATTTTTATTTCAGCCAAAGAAGATGTTTTTATCAAGGGCTTTAAGTTGGCAGGTTTGGCTGAAAAAAGCGATGAGCAGCTCAAGACCCTATCCCACGATATGCAGGCCGTTATGCGGGAAATCAACGTGCTCAAAGTGCCAGTAGTGGCCGCCATTCATGGCCACTGTTTCGGCCTGGGCTTGGAGCTGGCCTTGGCCTGTGATTACCGCCTGGCCAGTGAATCTGCCGACACCAAATTCGCCATGCCGCAGGTGCGTTCGGGCATTCTGCCCTTTGCGGGCGGCACTCAACGCCTGCCCCGTTTAATTGGCCTGCAAAATGCCACGCCACTCTTGCTCTCTGGCCAAAAAATTGGGGTGGAGAAGGCCTTAAGGCTGGGCCTGGTGGATAAAGCGGTGCCAAAAAGCGTACTTTTTGCAAGAGCCTACCAAATGTTGATGGACAATGCCATCAGCAAAATCAACCACCGCCAGGACAATCCCTCCCTCTTTAAACGCTGGCGTAAGCAGTTGGAAGGCAATAAATTCTTCCGCCAGAAATTTTTAGACCGAACCGAGAACCTGGTCTGGCTTAAGGCCTTCGGCAATTATCCAGCCGTGGAAAAAATCATTGAGCTGCTCAAAGAACCCCATTTCAAACCAGGCCTGGCCTTGGAGCAAGAAGCCTTTGTGGATTTGCTCAGAACAGAGCAGTCGCAAGTCCTGATTCGGCTCAAACAGACCGAACGCCAGATGAAGGCCCAATATGTTGAGATGGGTAATGTGCGGGATGTCTTACAAGTTAGCGTACTGGGCAGCGGCTTTATGGGGGCCGGTATTGCCTATTTAACCGCCAATAATGCCCGCGTGCCGGTGCGGATTAAGGACATTCACCCCTCTGAAATCCAAAAGGCCCTACGCACCTGCTACAACCTCATGCAGGCCGCCGTGGCCAAGAAAACCCTCAATCACGGCGAAATGGTGCAACGTATGAACCTGATTACCGGTGGCGACCGCTTAGTCGCTGCCCAGGCCACCGACTTTGTGATTGAAGCGGTGTATGAAAAGCTGGAACTCAAGCAGCAAATGGTGCGGGAGAGCGAGGCCTATTATGACGAACACGCCATTTTCGCCAGCAATACCTCCACCTTCAGCATTAAGGAAATTGCTTCTGTCGCCCAGCGGCCTGAAAATATCATCGGCTTCCACTATTTTAGCCCCGTGACCAAACGCAAGCTGGTGGAGATCATTCCCCATGAAAAAACCAGCCAGCACACCATTGCCACGGCCATTCACTTTGCCATTCAGCAGGGCAAGATCCCGCTTTTGGTGGCTGACAAGCAGGGCTTTTTCATCAACCGTATCTTGACCCCTTATTTGTTGGAGGCCATTCAGTGCCTGGTGGAAGGGGAGGGCATTGAGTTTATCGACCGCTCCCTGCAAGAGTTCGGCTTTAAGCTCGGCCCGCTGGCCATTATTGATGAAATGGGCCTGGATGTGATGGTGAAATCCAACCCAGCCCTGGTGGCCGAGCTAGGCCAACGTTTCGCCCTGCCTGAAAGTGTGGACAGCCTGATCAAAAATGAACGCAAGGGGCGGAAAAACAAGCGGGGCTTCTATTTATACGATTCCTACGGCAACCGCACCCAGGAAGATAAGAGTATCTACCATGTGATGGAAACCATCATGCGTAACGATATGGAGGCCGAGCAAATCGCCCGCCGCTGTATCCTGCGTATGATCAACGAGGCCTGTTGGTGCTTGCAAGATGGCGTGATTCGCTCCACTGACGAGGGCAATGTGGCCTCGGTGCTGGGCCTGGCCTTCCCTGAATTTCGGGGCGGAATTTATGCCTACATTGAAAAAGTGGGTGCGCCAACCATTGTGGAACAGTTGCAAAAACACGCCAAACTCCATGGCAGCCGCTTCGAGCCTTGCCAATGGTTGCTAGAAAAAGCCCAGCAAGCGGTGTAG
- a CDS encoding YggW family oxidoreductase, with product MNLSLPPLSLYIHIPWCVQKCPYCDFNSHAQKGLIPEADYIQHLLADFRADLERYRVAISQRKIHSIFIGGGTPSLFSAEGIGYLLAQIRQLIDFEPHIEITLEANPGTAEAERFIGYAQAGVNRISMGIQSFEPEKLLKLGRIHDNLEAKQAVHFAQNAANFGLKSFNIDLMHGLPNQSVKQALSDLEQGIALNPPHLSWYQLTIEPNTLFYSRPPTLPDDDELWDIFEQGHALLTQAGYEQYETSAYAKPGFQCQHNLNYWRFGDYLAIGCGAHGKISYPTGEIYRFSKTKHPKGYMRGEYLYSQDPIALEDRPFEYFMNRFRLLEPTPKAEFEQYTGLKRDNVAEIMDWALAKNYIQETACSWQITQHGKLFLNELLEGFLR from the coding sequence ATGAACCTAAGCCTGCCGCCCCTGAGCCTTTATATTCACATTCCCTGGTGTGTACAAAAATGCCCTTATTGTGATTTTAACTCCCACGCCCAAAAGGGACTGATTCCTGAAGCGGACTATATCCAACATCTGTTGGCAGACTTCAGAGCTGATTTAGAGCGTTACAGGGTTGCGATAAGCCAGCGTAAGATCCACTCCATTTTTATCGGCGGTGGCACGCCCAGCCTCTTTTCGGCTGAAGGCATTGGCTATTTGCTGGCTCAAATCCGCCAACTGATTGATTTTGAACCCCATATCGAGATTACTCTGGAAGCCAACCCAGGCACAGCCGAGGCAGAACGCTTTATTGGCTACGCCCAGGCAGGCGTAAACCGAATTTCTATGGGCATTCAGAGCTTTGAACCTGAAAAACTGCTCAAGCTGGGCCGAATTCACGATAATCTTGAGGCCAAGCAAGCGGTGCATTTTGCCCAAAATGCTGCAAATTTTGGCCTTAAGAGCTTTAATATCGACCTCATGCACGGCCTGCCTAACCAGTCGGTGAAACAGGCCTTGAGCGATTTGGAGCAAGGCATTGCCCTCAATCCACCGCATTTGTCTTGGTATCAATTAACCATTGAACCCAATACTCTCTTTTATTCCCGCCCCCCTACCCTGCCCGATGACGATGAACTTTGGGACATCTTCGAGCAAGGCCATGCGCTTCTCACTCAAGCAGGCTATGAGCAATACGAAACCTCGGCCTATGCCAAGCCTGGTTTTCAGTGCCAGCATAACTTAAATTATTGGCGGTTTGGTGATTACCTGGCCATCGGTTGCGGGGCCCACGGCAAAATCAGCTATCCAACGGGTGAAATCTACCGCTTCAGCAAAACCAAACACCCCAAGGGCTATATGCGGGGCGAATATCTCTACAGCCAAGATCCAATCGCTTTAGAAGACCGCCCTTTTGAATACTTTATGAACCGCTTTCGCCTCTTAGAGCCAACGCCAAAAGCCGAGTTTGAACAATATACAGGTTTAAAACGTGACAATGTTGCGGAAATTATGGATTGGGCCCTTGCAAAAAACTACATCCAAGAGACCGCTTGCAGCTGGCAAATCACACAGCACGGCAAGTTGTTTTTAAATGAGTTGTTGGAAGGTTTTTTGAGATAG
- a CDS encoding NADP-dependent 3-hydroxy acid dehydrogenase (NADP(+)-dependent; catalyzes the formation of 3-hydroxypropionate from the toxic malonic semialdehyde, catalyzes the formation of 2-aminomalonate-semialdehyde from L-serine; can also use 3-hydroxybutyrate, 3-hydroxy-isobutyrate, D-threonine, L-allo-threonine,D-serine), which translates to MKTALVTGATAGFGRAICQTLIEAGYRVIGTGRRAERLNDLKLQFGENFLPLAFDISDLAATEQALQGRPQDWQTVHLLVNNAGLALGLEGAHQAKIEDWVQMIDTNIKGLVNITRLILPDMVARNQGHVINLGSIAGNYPYPGGNVYGGTKAFVKQFSLNLRADLAGTKVRVSNVEPGLCGGTEFSNVRFKGDDEKAAKVYEKVQYVSPQDIANIVLWLNQQPEHVNINRIEVMPTAQSFSALNVSRQA; encoded by the coding sequence ATGAAAACCGCATTAGTAACCGGCGCCACCGCAGGCTTTGGCCGAGCCATTTGCCAAACCTTGATTGAGGCAGGCTATCGGGTGATCGGCACGGGCAGACGGGCTGAACGCCTAAACGATCTAAAATTGCAATTTGGCGAGAACTTTCTCCCGCTTGCTTTTGATATTAGCGATTTAGCCGCCACCGAACAGGCCCTACAAGGCCGTCCGCAAGACTGGCAAACGGTTCATCTTTTGGTCAATAACGCCGGTTTGGCCCTGGGCCTAGAGGGTGCTCATCAGGCCAAGATTGAGGACTGGGTGCAGATGATCGACACCAACATCAAGGGCCTGGTCAATATCACCCGCCTCATCCTGCCTGACATGGTAGCCCGCAACCAAGGCCATGTGATTAACCTCGGTTCGATTGCCGGCAACTACCCCTACCCAGGCGGCAATGTTTATGGTGGCACCAAGGCCTTTGTCAAGCAGTTTAGCCTCAACCTACGGGCAGATTTGGCCGGTACCAAGGTGCGGGTCAGCAATGTGGAGCCTGGCCTGTGCGGCGGCACGGAGTTTTCCAACGTCCGCTTTAAGGGCGATGATGAAAAAGCCGCCAAGGTTTATGAAAAGGTCCAGTACGTTAGCCCACAAGACATCGCCAACATCGTGCTTTGGCTCAACCAGCAGCCAGAACATGTGAATATCAACCGTATTGAAGTGATGCCAACAGCGCAGAGTTTTTCTGCCTTAAACGTCAGCCGCCAGGCCTAG
- a CDS encoding D-glycero-beta-D-manno-heptose-1,7-bisphosphate 7-phosphatase: MANKAIFLDRDGTINIDHGYVHKIDDFQIIEGVGKALKLLQDKGYLLVLVTNQSGIARGYFSEDQFLQLTEWFDWSLDEDYGVVLDGIYYCPHHPDGQGQYGQDCDCRKPKAGMFKEAMRDLNIDPAQSLMVGDKLEDLLAAENAGVKTKILVRTGKAVTPEAEAKADKVLDSLADLPKYL; this comes from the coding sequence ATGGCCAATAAGGCAATCTTCCTCGACCGTGACGGCACCATTAACATTGACCACGGCTATGTGCATAAAATTGATGATTTCCAAATCATTGAAGGCGTGGGCAAGGCCCTCAAGCTCTTGCAGGATAAGGGCTATTTGCTGGTTTTGGTGACCAACCAATCGGGCATTGCTCGGGGTTATTTTTCGGAAGACCAATTTTTGCAGCTAACCGAATGGTTCGATTGGTCGCTAGACGAAGACTACGGTGTGGTCTTGGACGGCATCTACTACTGCCCTCATCACCCAGACGGCCAAGGCCAATATGGCCAAGACTGTGACTGCCGTAAACCCAAGGCAGGTATGTTTAAAGAGGCCATGAGGGATCTCAATATCGATCCTGCCCAGTCCCTTATGGTGGGCGATAAACTCGAAGACCTGTTGGCTGCCGAAAATGCGGGGGTTAAAACCAAGATCTTGGTTCGCACCGGCAAGGCCGTGACGCCTGAGGCGGAAGCCAAGGCGGATAAAGTTTTGGATAGCTTGGCCGATTTGCCTAAGTATCTCTAA
- a CDS encoding ATP-dependent RNA helicase (participates in the assembly of the large subunit of the ribosome; plays a key role in optimal cell growth at low temperature and is required for normal cell division) — MTTNTQTFADLGLPQTLLDAVTQMGFVNPSPIQAACIPHLLNGRDVLGMAQTGSGKTAAFGLPLLAQIDPDQHHPQMLVMAPTRELAIQVADAFETFTKNIRGLRIVTVYGGQRYDIQLRALKQGSQVVVGTPGRILDHIRRGTLDLSNLRSIVLDEADEMLRMGFIEDVETVMAELPEDHQTALFSATMPEPIRRITRRFMTDPQEVKIQATQQSRPDIAQSYWLVNGFRKNDALLRFLEVEEFDAAIIFARTKTGTIDITELLERNGYKAAALNGDMTQAAREQTLDRLKSGRLDILVATDVAARGLDVERISLVVNYDIPLDSESYVHRIGRTGRAGRSGRALLFVEPRERRLLKNIEHLMKTRVDEIAVPNHEILMEKRRERFKARISQQLEHHDLPLYRELLEDLFTADQDHDELAAAMMMMLQEKQKLILPPDAPIRAMKGERGRDRRERDDRRSNREYRDNNGVAMDLYRIEIGREDGVEVRHIVGAIANEGDINSRYIGHIKLHDSYSTIELPQGMPKHLVQHFATKARVLNKQMQMSLLGPVGAGNDKPFEGRGRRGDRNERGGRREGGFKDRRDNKGGFKEKRFGDKRGRY; from the coding sequence ATGACAACCAATACACAAACCTTTGCCGATCTCGGTCTCCCACAAACCCTTCTTGATGCTGTTACACAAATGGGCTTTGTAAACCCATCGCCAATTCAGGCCGCTTGTATCCCGCACTTGCTCAATGGCCGTGATGTGCTGGGCATGGCCCAAACCGGTAGTGGTAAAACCGCTGCCTTCGGCTTGCCGCTTTTGGCTCAGATCGACCCAGACCAACACCACCCACAAATGCTAGTGATGGCTCCAACCCGTGAGCTTGCTATTCAAGTAGCCGATGCCTTTGAAACCTTTACCAAAAATATCCGTGGCCTGCGGATCGTAACCGTTTACGGTGGCCAACGTTACGACATCCAGCTCCGGGCCCTTAAACAGGGGTCGCAAGTGGTGGTGGGCACACCAGGCCGGATTTTGGATCACATCCGCCGTGGCACGCTAGACCTGTCTAACCTCCGTTCTATCGTGCTGGATGAGGCTGATGAAATGCTACGCATGGGCTTTATTGAAGATGTGGAAACCGTGATGGCTGAGCTGCCTGAAGATCACCAAACGGCCCTTTTCTCCGCCACCATGCCTGAGCCCATCCGCCGGATTACCCGCCGTTTTATGACCGATCCGCAAGAGGTCAAAATCCAGGCCACCCAACAATCCCGCCCAGACATTGCCCAAAGCTACTGGCTGGTCAATGGCTTCCGCAAAAACGATGCGCTTTTACGCTTCTTGGAAGTGGAAGAATTTGATGCGGCCATTATCTTTGCCCGCACCAAGACTGGCACCATCGACATCACCGAGCTATTAGAACGCAATGGCTACAAGGCCGCCGCCCTTAACGGCGATATGACCCAGGCCGCCCGTGAGCAAACCCTAGACCGCCTCAAATCCGGCCGTTTGGATATTTTGGTTGCCACCGATGTGGCTGCCCGTGGTTTGGATGTGGAACGCATTAGTTTAGTCGTAAACTATGATATTCCGCTGGATTCTGAAAGCTATGTGCATCGTATCGGCCGTACCGGCCGGGCAGGTCGTTCTGGTCGTGCACTTCTCTTTGTTGAACCACGTGAACGCCGTCTGCTCAAAAACATTGAGCATTTGATGAAAACCCGTGTTGATGAGATCGCCGTACCTAACCATGAAATCCTGATGGAAAAACGCCGGGAACGTTTCAAGGCCCGAATTTCCCAGCAATTAGAACATCACGATCTCCCGCTCTACCGTGAGCTTTTAGAAGATCTCTTCACAGCCGACCAAGACCATGATGAACTGGCCGCTGCCATGATGATGATGCTACAAGAGAAGCAGAAGTTAATCCTGCCGCCAGATGCTCCAATTCGGGCTATGAAGGGCGAGCGTGGCCGTGATCGTCGTGAGCGTGATGACCGCCGTTCCAACCGTGAATACCGGGATAATAACGGTGTGGCCATGGATCTCTATCGGATTGAAATCGGCCGGGAAGATGGGGTAGAAGTCCGTCACATTGTCGGTGCCATTGCCAACGAGGGTGATATCAACAGCCGCTATATCGGCCATATCAAACTGCACGACAGCTATTCCACCATCGAACTGCCACAGGGCATGCCGAAACACCTGGTGCAACATTTTGCCACCAAGGCCCGAGTGCTCAATAAACAAATGCAGATGTCCTTGTTAGGCCCAGTCGGTGCCGGCAACGACAAGCCATTTGAGGGCCGTGGCCGCCGTGGTGACCGCAATGAGCGGGGCGGCCGACGTGAAGGTGGCTTTAAGGATCGCCGTGACAACAAGGGCGGTTTTAAGGAAAAACGCTTTGGTGACAAGCGAGGCCGTTACTAA